One segment of Argiope bruennichi chromosome 11, qqArgBrue1.1, whole genome shotgun sequence DNA contains the following:
- the LOC129957102 gene encoding solute carrier family 25 member 44-like — translation MTCQIGTMDPPRIFTIEWDMMDKTRFFSLSMVNSFALRGLLYPFTVIKTRLQIQKQNVLYKGTFDAFVKILKYEGICGLYRGFWINSIQIASGIGYIITYEKIRHMLTIYADIRDNKFKGLIGGGCGSLVGQTIITPFDVVSQHMMILGQLRDKRAPNSTTINPLNIDPTLRRGLAAAIIKEVYKKDGLIGFYRGYYASLCTYVPSSALWWMFYPVYSDALASTLPIWTSHMLIHCMGGQLSGITVAVITNPLDVIRARIQVHRMDSFTNALSVIWCEEGISFLSKGLSARLIQTFFSSFFVVLGYETLKRWSVYDKYKDQIRW, via the exons ATGACGTGCCAGATAGGAACTATGGATCCACCAAGAATATTTACCATTGAGTGGGATATGATGGATAAAACTCGATTCTTTTCTCTCTCGATGGTAAACTCATTTGCTTTGCGTGGGTTATTATATCCCTTTACAGTCATCAAAACCCGTCttcaaattcagaaacaaaatgtgCTGTACAAAGGAACCTTTGATGCATTTGTAAAAATTCTTAAGTATGAAGGAATTTGTGGATTGTATAGAGGATTTTGGATAAATTCAATACAGATTGCATCTGGTATAGGGTATATAATTACTTATGAGAAGATAAGACACATGTTAACTATTTATGCTGATATAAGAGACAATAAATTCAAAGGCTTGATAGGTGGAGGATGTGGTTCTTTGGTAGGCCAGACAATTATAACACCTTTTGATGTTGTATCTCAGCACATGATGATTCTAGGACAGCTAAGAGACAAAAGAGCACCAAATTCTACCACTATAAATCCTTTGAATATCGATCCTACTCTCAGACGAGGGCTAGCTGCAGCTATTAtaaaagaagtttataaaaaagatGGATTAATAGGTTTTTACAGAGGATATTATGCTTCTCTTTGTACTTATGTTCCAAGTAGTGCTCTGTGGTGGATGTTTTATCCTGTATATTCTg atgctCTTGCTTCTACTCTTCCTATCTGGACCTCTCATATGCTTATCCATTGCATGGGAGGTCAGTTAAGTGGCATTACTGTAGCTGTGATCACTAATCCTTTGGATGTTATTCGTGCTCGAATTCAG GTTCATCGCATGGATTCTTTTACAAATGCTCTCAGTGTTATTTGGTGTGAAGaaggaatatcttttttatcaaaGGGCCTCTCTGCTCGCTTAATACAGACATTTTTTTCCTCGTTTTTTGTTGTATTAGGGTATGAAACACTGAAACGATGGAgtgtatatgataaatataaagatCAAATACGCTGGTAA